From Flavobacteriales bacterium, a single genomic window includes:
- the mscL gene encoding large conductance mechanosensitive channel protein MscL, with the protein MKKFFHDFKEFAIKGNMVDIAIGVIIGTAFNKVIDVMVKNVLMPPLSLMTDGINWQNRKYVLREAEKNAQGEVITTEVAMEYGRLLETLVDFFIIGLTVFLVVKAMNRLKNRADDTKDTEVKTPKNIELLDRVADLLEKQNEILAENQNPGSDPTSS; encoded by the coding sequence ATGAAGAAATTCTTCCATGATTTCAAGGAGTTCGCCATCAAAGGGAACATGGTGGATATCGCCATCGGTGTGATCATCGGTACAGCTTTCAATAAGGTGATCGATGTCATGGTGAAGAACGTACTGATGCCACCTCTATCCCTGATGACCGATGGCATCAATTGGCAGAATCGGAAATACGTCCTGAGAGAGGCCGAGAAGAATGCCCAAGGAGAGGTCATCACCACCGAGGTGGCCATGGAGTATGGGAGATTGTTGGAGACCTTGGTCGATTTCTTCATTATCGGATTGACGGTATTCCTCGTGGTGAAGGCCATGAACCGCTTGAAGAACCGGGCCGATGACACCAAAGATACCGAGGTGAAGACCCCCAAGAACATCGAGCTATTGGACCGTGTGGCCGACCTGCTGGAAAAGCAGAACGAGATTCTCGCGGAGAATCAAAATCCCGGCTCGGACCCGACTTCCTCCTGA
- a CDS encoding ribose-5-phosphate isomerase translates to MPYQVYVIELNRRVYSENRKFREANPQFNGVLECLYVGMTSKTPQERLKQHKTGALSKKGYDISSSIVKRYGTYLRPSLYNHIPPLKTRSEALDMEKELALELRKKRYAVWYN, encoded by the coding sequence ATGCCGTATCAGGTATACGTCATCGAGCTGAACAGACGCGTCTACAGTGAGAACAGGAAATTCAGAGAGGCCAATCCGCAATTCAATGGAGTGTTGGAATGTCTGTATGTGGGCATGACGAGCAAGACACCTCAAGAACGATTGAAACAACATAAGACCGGTGCTTTGAGCAAGAAGGGATACGATATCTCCTCTTCCATCGTCAAGAGATACGGGACCTATCTGCGCCCCAGCCTATACAATCATATCCCTCCTCTCAAAACACGATCTGAAGCACTGGACATGGAAAAGGAGCTAGCCCTGGAGCTAAGGAAGAAGCGCTATGCCGTTTGGTATAATTGA